A DNA window from Bacillota bacterium contains the following coding sequences:
- a CDS encoding fumarate hydratase, with amino-acid sequence MRFIDTSLIIDTVENLCITANYNLNQDILDALKKNLTAEESNVGIHIIEKIIENADLARTEGVAICQDTGMAVVFVEIGQDIHISGGSITEAINEGVRRGYKRGFLRDSVVRDPIERVNTGDNTPAVIHYDIVEGDKIKITVAPKGFGSENMSALKMLKPADGIEEVKKFIIETVDNAGPNPCPPIIVGVGIGGTMEKAASLAKKALIRPINKRSSIEYVKNLEIELLDKINRLGIGPMGLGGRITALAVNVEVFPTHIAGLPVAVNISCYATRHAEAVL; translated from the coding sequence ATGAGGTTTATAGATACATCCTTAATAATTGATACTGTAGAAAACCTATGTATAACTGCAAATTATAATCTTAACCAGGATATATTAGATGCTTTGAAGAAAAACCTTACTGCTGAAGAATCCAATGTTGGAATACATATTATTGAAAAAATTATAGAGAATGCTGATCTGGCTCGTACAGAGGGAGTGGCAATATGCCAGGATACCGGAATGGCAGTAGTATTTGTTGAAATAGGACAGGATATTCATATTTCCGGGGGGAGTATAACAGAAGCAATAAATGAGGGAGTAAGAAGAGGATATAAAAGAGGCTTTTTACGGGATTCCGTTGTTAGAGATCCCATAGAAAGAGTAAATACAGGAGATAACACTCCTGCAGTGATCCATTACGATATAGTAGAAGGAGACAAGATTAAGATTACTGTAGCTCCAAAAGGCTTCGGAAGCGAAAATATGAGTGCATTAAAAATGTTGAAGCCGGCAGATGGAATTGAGGAGGTTAAAAAGTTTATTATTGAAACAGTTGATAATGCGGGGCCCAATCCATGTCCTCCTATAATTGTAGGTGTCGGTATTGGAGGTACTATGGAAAAAGCAGCCAGCCTGGCCAAAAAAGCTTTAATAAGGCCCATTAATAAAAGAAGTAGTATAGAATATGTTAAGAACCTCGAAATAGAGCTGCTTGATAAAATTAATAGGCTTGGCATAGGACCTATGGGTTTGGGAGGAAGAATAACTGCTCTTGCTGTTAATGTTGAAGTTTTTCCTACGCATATAGCCGGCCTCCCTGTAGCAGTAAATATAAGTTGCTATGCTACAAGGCATGCAGAAGCAGTTTTATAA
- a CDS encoding Fe-S-containing hydro-lyase: MRYTLNTPLSKDILKKLRAGDEVRINGVVYTARDAAHKCLVEMLQQKEKLPFDIKGQVIYYVGPCPAKPGKVIGSAGPTTSGRMDIYTPLLIGEGLAGMIGKGLRSKEVVEFMMKHGAVYFGAIGGAGALMAKHIVYQEIVAFPELGPEALRKIEVVDFPVFVVIDSYGNNLYEIGRKRYKVM; the protein is encoded by the coding sequence ATGAGGTATACATTAAACACGCCTTTAAGCAAAGATATATTAAAGAAGCTAAGGGCAGGAGATGAAGTAAGAATAAATGGTGTAGTGTATACAGCAAGAGATGCTGCCCATAAGTGTTTGGTTGAAATGTTGCAACAAAAGGAGAAATTGCCTTTTGATATTAAAGGGCAGGTTATATATTATGTAGGGCCATGTCCTGCGAAGCCAGGTAAAGTAATCGGTTCTGCAGGCCCTACTACAAGCGGAAGAATGGATATCTATACCCCGCTTCTAATAGGAGAGGGTCTAGCAGGAATGATTGGAAAGGGATTAAGAAGCAAGGAAGTTGTTGAATTCATGATGAAACATGGTGCAGTATATTTCGGTGCTATTGGGGGTGCCGGTGCACTAATGGCAAAGCATATAGTTTACCAGGAAATTGTGGCCTTCCCGGAACTGGGACCTGAGGCATTAAGAAAAATAGAAGTTGTAGATTTTCCTGTTTTTGTAGTTATAGACAGCTATGGCAATAATTTGTATGAAATAGGAAGAAAGAGGTATAAGGTTATGTAA
- a CDS encoding DUF1858 domain-containing protein codes for MPKITSDMIISEVLKLDKGTVPIFLNNGLYCLGCPSASGESIEDACEIHGLDCDKLVKELNEYLEKKEEK; via the coding sequence ATGCCGAAAATAACATCAGATATGATAATATCAGAAGTATTAAAGCTGGATAAAGGTACGGTGCCGATATTTTTAAATAATGGGTTATACTGTCTCGGGTGCCCGTCTGCTTCCGGTGAAAGCATTGAAGATGCTTGTGAAATACATGGGCTGGACTGTGACAAATTAGTCAAAGAGCTTAATGAGTATCTGGAAAAAAAGGAAGAAAAATAA